In one Arenibacter antarcticus genomic region, the following are encoded:
- a CDS encoding type 1 glutamine amidotransferase, whose protein sequence is MKLLIVEGNNEQTRLQREAFGIRPYHLIFQEMLKVLVPRAQTDFAFPADVASELPTISQLEKYDGVLWTGSSLSVLDDIPDVQRQLNFADEVFKSGVPFYGSCWGMQIATVVAGGKVALSKKGLEFGVSKPIEITPIGRKSPFLSHRKKPYSALCIHYDEVAQVPENALILASNSHSKVQAMSFDFKKGSFFGVQYHPEFNTSEMALIATFLSQKLIDSKAFGSMEDVQEFCLLLREQNGIPKEIIDYQLHTQEIMAWLKHYLSK, encoded by the coding sequence GTGAAACTATTAATAGTAGAAGGGAATAACGAACAAACACGCCTGCAAAGGGAAGCCTTTGGGATAAGGCCCTATCATCTGATCTTTCAGGAAATGCTAAAGGTTTTGGTTCCTAGGGCGCAGACAGATTTTGCTTTTCCAGCAGATGTGGCAAGTGAATTGCCCACGATATCACAATTGGAAAAATATGATGGTGTGCTGTGGACTGGCAGCTCTCTTAGTGTTTTAGATGATATTCCAGATGTTCAACGGCAATTGAATTTTGCCGATGAGGTTTTTAAAAGCGGCGTACCCTTTTACGGTAGTTGTTGGGGCATGCAGATAGCCACGGTTGTCGCTGGGGGCAAAGTGGCGTTGAGCAAGAAGGGTTTGGAGTTTGGAGTCTCCAAGCCAATAGAAATCACCCCTATTGGAAGGAAAAGTCCATTTTTATCGCACCGTAAGAAGCCGTACTCGGCCCTTTGTATCCATTATGATGAAGTGGCACAAGTACCTGAGAATGCCCTTATTTTGGCTAGTAATTCCCATTCGAAGGTGCAGGCCATGAGCTTCGACTTTAAAAAGGGATCGTTTTTTGGAGTGCAATACCATCCTGAATTTAATACTTCGGAAATGGCGCTGATCGCTACCTTTCTATCCCAAAAATTAATCGATAGTAAGGCTTTTGGATCTATGGAAGACGTTCAGGAATTTTGTTTACTACTGAGAGAGCAGAATGGAATACCAAAAGAAATTATCGATTATCAACTCCATACTCAAGAAATTATGGCTTGGTTGAAGCATTATTTATCAAAATAG
- a CDS encoding TonB-dependent receptor, which yields MKIKLGKCLLLVGAFLCFGMAAAQTVTGSVSDQSEALPGANVLVKGTTNGTQTDFDGNYSLDNVNSNAVLVFSYIGYKTLELPVNGQSTINAVMEVDASELDEVVLIGYGSQRKSDLTGAVGQVGAEQLQERPATSLNEALSGKIAGVQVNTNSGRPGGKSNIRVRGFSSINSSNNPLYVIDGVQLPQGNQAQFSSAIDYLNPNDVVSIEVLKDASSTAIYGARGANGVILVTTKRGRAGQGRVTYDVDYSVNQYGPNRAKALNSEQYAMIEQLSWENTQKFDPDGWAAGEYAQYEPRLKRANPNVAYLFDSNGKAIYDTDWSKEVVQHKLSQNHQLGFSGGNERTTYAISLGIRDDQGLFKNTYLKRYSGRFSIDDQIKTWLKIGGSLSYNNQTENLADTNDQVPRRMVEDYPFYPVKHTGGPLEGLYANNRDYPFAEGTRNSVNWLVNNEYILNTQTTAGSFYTNLNFTKELEMRTVIGTNILTQENNEFRNSVLDNNAVARAQSSNEKQTFWSIENYLTYTKKINDNNSLTALLGLSWQQSNQFFVNADSRNFPTDFFKFNNLGAGSDNIAVQSFADREALNSYFGRVNYNLMGKYLFTVTGRADGSSKFGDNNKFSFFPSAAVAWRISDEDFLVDNDLISNLKLRTSYGVTGNSEIPPYSSLSLLSSNYAAIWGDNRVGGTGLNRLANPDLKWEKTAQYDVGLELGLFDNRISLEADYYYRKTTDMLLDAPVPQSSGYATIRRNVGSMENKGLELGLSTKNIVTPDLTWTSSFNISMNRNKVLSLATPSDIFGVGGPGITNETSIIRVGEPVGAFWGLTRLGTWGTDEAAEAAKFRSYRNGLTILPGDIKYKDFNGDYIINDEDRSIIGNGYPTAWGSFTNYVSYKNIDLTLELQYSWGNDVMDMNLHSSEDRQALANSYTTVLNAWTPDNQNTMIAQVRDTRAGYVTNVDSHWVKDGSFVRGKNIMLGYTFSQALVDRIHLNRLRLYASAQNFFLLVNDELLGDPEVTPIRGGEGNNVFSQGMKWHEYPKSTTFVIGLQVGL from the coding sequence ATGAAGATTAAACTAGGTAAATGCCTTTTGCTTGTTGGAGCATTTTTATGTTTTGGGATGGCAGCGGCACAAACGGTTACTGGAAGTGTTTCGGACCAATCCGAAGCCTTGCCAGGGGCGAATGTATTGGTAAAAGGAACGACCAATGGGACCCAAACAGATTTTGATGGTAATTATAGCTTGGACAATGTTAATAGCAATGCGGTATTAGTTTTTAGTTATATAGGGTATAAAACGTTAGAACTACCTGTTAATGGACAATCTACCATAAATGCGGTAATGGAAGTGGATGCTAGTGAATTGGATGAGGTAGTACTGATCGGGTACGGTAGTCAGCGGAAATCCGATCTTACGGGAGCCGTTGGTCAGGTAGGAGCAGAACAGTTGCAGGAGCGTCCGGCTACCTCCCTTAATGAAGCATTGTCCGGGAAGATTGCAGGGGTACAGGTAAACACCAATTCGGGTCGTCCGGGTGGTAAGTCGAATATTAGGGTTAGAGGGTTTAGTTCTATAAACTCTTCAAACAACCCGCTATATGTCATAGATGGAGTGCAGCTACCACAAGGTAATCAGGCTCAGTTTAGTTCAGCTATAGATTATTTAAATCCTAATGATGTAGTATCTATAGAAGTGTTGAAGGATGCTTCCTCAACGGCTATATATGGTGCACGTGGTGCTAACGGTGTTATACTTGTGACCACTAAAAGAGGTCGCGCAGGACAGGGTAGGGTTACTTACGATGTGGATTATAGCGTAAATCAATATGGTCCTAATAGGGCGAAGGCTTTAAATTCCGAACAGTATGCCATGATAGAACAACTTTCTTGGGAGAATACACAAAAATTTGACCCTGACGGATGGGCCGCTGGGGAATATGCCCAATACGAGCCTCGACTAAAAAGAGCTAATCCCAATGTGGCTTATCTGTTCGATAGTAATGGTAAGGCAATCTATGATACCGATTGGTCTAAGGAAGTAGTGCAACATAAATTATCGCAAAACCATCAATTGGGTTTCTCAGGGGGTAATGAAAGAACAACCTATGCCATCTCACTTGGAATTAGAGATGACCAAGGTCTTTTCAAAAATACCTACCTGAAGCGTTATTCAGGAAGGTTTTCTATTGATGATCAGATTAAGACTTGGTTAAAAATCGGAGGTTCTCTAAGCTATAATAACCAGACAGAGAATTTGGCAGATACCAATGACCAAGTACCACGTAGAATGGTTGAGGATTATCCGTTTTACCCTGTTAAGCATACAGGAGGACCATTGGAAGGGTTGTATGCCAATAACAGGGACTATCCCTTTGCGGAGGGTACCCGTAATTCGGTGAACTGGCTTGTTAATAATGAATACATTTTAAATACTCAAACAACGGCTGGAAGTTTTTATACCAATCTTAACTTTACGAAAGAATTGGAAATGAGAACGGTTATTGGGACCAATATACTTACCCAGGAAAACAATGAATTCCGAAATAGTGTTCTAGATAATAATGCGGTAGCCAGAGCACAATCAAGTAACGAAAAGCAAACCTTCTGGTCCATTGAAAACTACTTGACCTATACAAAGAAAATCAATGATAACAATTCATTGACCGCCTTGCTAGGTTTATCTTGGCAACAGTCCAATCAATTCTTTGTCAACGCAGATTCTAGAAATTTCCCTACTGATTTTTTTAAATTCAACAACTTAGGGGCAGGATCAGATAATATAGCGGTACAATCTTTTGCAGACAGGGAAGCCTTAAATTCTTATTTTGGAAGGGTGAACTATAACCTTATGGGCAAGTACCTGTTCACCGTGACGGGTAGGGCCGATGGTTCTTCGAAATTTGGAGACAACAATAAATTTTCCTTTTTCCCATCCGCAGCTGTTGCATGGAGGATTTCGGATGAGGATTTTCTTGTGGATAACGATCTGATTTCCAACCTAAAACTTAGAACAAGTTATGGGGTTACAGGTAACTCCGAAATTCCACCCTATTCTTCCTTATCACTATTGAGTTCCAATTATGCTGCCATTTGGGGCGATAACCGAGTGGGTGGAACTGGGTTAAACCGTTTGGCAAATCCGGATTTGAAATGGGAAAAGACCGCGCAGTACGATGTTGGTTTAGAATTAGGCCTCTTCGATAATAGAATTAGCTTGGAAGCTGATTATTACTACAGGAAAACTACCGATATGCTCTTGGATGCCCCTGTACCACAATCAAGTGGGTATGCCACCATAAGACGGAATGTTGGTTCCATGGAGAACAAGGGTCTTGAACTTGGGTTGTCTACCAAAAACATAGTAACCCCTGATCTAACCTGGACTTCCTCATTCAACATATCCATGAATAGGAACAAGGTGCTTTCCTTGGCCACACCCTCCGATATCTTTGGTGTAGGTGGTCCTGGAATAACTAACGAAACCAGTATTATTAGGGTAGGTGAACCAGTAGGTGCTTTCTGGGGCCTTACCCGTTTGGGAACTTGGGGTACCGACGAAGCTGCAGAAGCTGCAAAATTTAGGAGTTATAGAAACGGACTCACCATCTTACCAGGTGATATAAAATACAAGGATTTCAATGGGGATTATATCATTAATGATGAGGATAGGTCCATTATAGGTAATGGCTACCCAACAGCTTGGGGGTCGTTTACAAATTACGTTTCCTATAAAAATATAGATCTCACCTTGGAACTTCAATATTCTTGGGGTAACGATGTAATGGATATGAACCTTCACTCAAGTGAGGACAGACAAGCGCTAGCCAATAGTTATACTACGGTATTAAATGCTTGGACTCCGGACAATCAGAATACAATGATCGCCCAGGTTAGGGATACCCGTGCAGGTTATGTAACCAATGTGGATTCTCATTGGGTAAAGGATGGCTCATTTGTCCGTGGTAAGAACATTATGCTAGGATATACTTTCAGTCAAGCGTTAGTAGATCGTATTCATTTAAATAGATTGAGACTGTACGCTTCGGCACAGAATTTCTTTTTGTTGGTGAACGACGAGCTTCTCGGTGATCCAGAGGTGACCCCCATTCGTGGTGGTGAGGGCAATAATGTATTCTCACAAGGGATGAAGTGGCATGAATATCCTAAATCGACAACATTCGTAATTGGTTTGCAAGTCGGTCTGTAA
- a CDS encoding phosphoenolpyruvate carboxylase, producing the protein MHQSERLEEFKKSVNNKFNIYNSLFLNLPYQNIENVGMLIPLLLDQADRGLKSGKNPEEILDTFFQKYANLGSERERIDFMFRIIQYVERQVVLYDSVEDAAFPELQKHSNSLTIRDYFQLVDKNKKWEKVSEKLSTFSARIVLTAHPTQFYTPAVLDIISNLRSLILDNKINDIDLVLQQLGLTSLINAKKPTPLDEAKNIIYFLRNVYYEAIGNLYAYIKENIGDVEFNNHNIMKLGFWPGGDRDGNPFVTSSITKDVANELRTTLMKCYYHDLKNLQQKLTFRELQDELGLLRDRLYKTMFHADKYLEYDEILAPLQKVRTILVEKYHNLYLKDLDHMIDKVKIFKTHFATLDIRQDHSVHYQVVETILKANGVIRENLEELTKEALIDVLLNKDIDLQQQDFELDIVQETIQNILQLRSIQEKNGEEGCNRYVISNSEDVFSVLFVFGLFRWCGWDAKKITFDIIPLFETMKGMESSGETMEELFNIPLYRAHVDQRKLKQTIMLGFSDGTKDGGYVKANWEIFKTKEKLSTICEERNIKAIFFDGRGGPPARGGGKTHRFYAAQTKEIANNEIQLTIQGQTITSTYGTKEQFIHNCEQLLTAGLSNNLFGEENVISTASRELLEQLSDLSFEKYDALKNHDKFISYLENKSTLKYYQKANIGSRPGKRGHKKKLELSDLRAISFVGSWSQLKQNVPGYFGIGTAIKTIKDQGKLEDLKQLFQDVPLFRALMMNSMMSLAKCYFELTSYMKDDKEYGEFWTILYEEYLLSKEMLLLISDSKILMEKEPISRESVKIRENIVLPLLVIQQYALQKMSKDSEFNDLYEKIVIRSLYGNINASRNSA; encoded by the coding sequence ATGCATCAATCGGAAAGATTAGAGGAGTTTAAAAAATCGGTCAACAATAAATTCAATATTTACAATAGCCTATTTCTTAATTTACCCTATCAGAATATAGAAAATGTGGGAATGTTGATTCCCTTATTGCTAGATCAGGCGGATCGTGGATTAAAATCTGGAAAGAATCCAGAGGAGATTTTGGATACGTTTTTTCAGAAATATGCCAACCTTGGTTCTGAGCGGGAAAGGATAGATTTTATGTTCCGCATCATACAGTACGTGGAAAGGCAGGTAGTATTGTACGACAGTGTAGAGGATGCCGCTTTCCCTGAACTGCAGAAGCACAGTAATTCCCTTACTATTAGGGATTATTTTCAGTTGGTGGACAAGAATAAAAAATGGGAGAAGGTGTCGGAAAAATTATCCACCTTTAGTGCCCGTATCGTATTAACTGCACACCCCACGCAGTTCTATACCCCTGCGGTCTTGGATATTATTAGCAATCTTAGGAGCTTAATTTTAGATAACAAAATTAACGATATAGACCTTGTTCTGCAGCAATTGGGACTTACTTCTTTGATAAATGCCAAGAAACCGACCCCTTTAGATGAGGCGAAAAATATTATATATTTCCTTAGGAATGTATATTACGAAGCTATTGGTAACCTTTATGCCTATATCAAGGAGAATATTGGGGATGTGGAATTTAACAACCATAATATAATGAAATTGGGCTTTTGGCCCGGTGGGGATAGGGACGGTAACCCTTTTGTTACTTCTAGTATCACCAAGGATGTGGCCAACGAACTGCGAACCACCCTAATGAAATGCTATTACCACGATCTAAAGAATTTACAGCAAAAACTAACTTTTAGGGAGCTTCAGGACGAACTTGGCCTTTTAAGAGATCGGCTGTACAAGACCATGTTCCATGCCGATAAGTATTTGGAATATGATGAAATTTTAGCCCCCTTGCAAAAGGTGAGAACCATTTTGGTGGAGAAATACCATAATCTGTACCTTAAGGATCTAGATCATATGATCGACAAGGTGAAAATATTTAAAACGCATTTTGCAACTTTGGATATTAGGCAAGATCATAGCGTGCATTATCAAGTAGTAGAGACGATATTAAAGGCTAACGGAGTTATTCGTGAAAATTTAGAGGAACTAACTAAAGAGGCATTAATAGATGTTCTTCTAAATAAAGATATAGACCTACAACAGCAAGATTTTGAATTGGATATTGTTCAGGAAACCATCCAGAACATCCTTCAATTAAGGTCTATACAGGAAAAAAATGGAGAGGAAGGCTGTAACCGCTATGTAATTAGTAATTCGGAAGATGTGTTCTCTGTTCTCTTTGTATTTGGACTATTTAGATGGTGTGGTTGGGACGCTAAGAAAATAACCTTTGATATTATCCCACTTTTCGAGACCATGAAGGGAATGGAAAGTTCAGGTGAAACCATGGAGGAATTATTCAATATTCCCTTGTACCGTGCTCATGTGGATCAGCGCAAACTAAAACAGACCATAATGCTCGGTTTTTCTGATGGTACCAAGGACGGTGGATATGTTAAGGCAAATTGGGAGATCTTTAAAACCAAAGAGAAATTGTCTACAATTTGTGAAGAAAGAAACATTAAAGCGATATTCTTTGATGGTAGAGGAGGTCCACCAGCAAGAGGTGGTGGAAAAACACATCGTTTTTATGCGGCACAGACAAAAGAAATTGCCAATAACGAGATTCAGCTTACCATTCAGGGGCAGACCATAACCAGTACTTATGGCACCAAAGAACAGTTCATACACAATTGTGAGCAATTACTTACAGCAGGACTCTCCAATAACCTTTTTGGGGAGGAGAATGTTATATCAACAGCGTCTAGGGAATTGTTGGAGCAGTTATCGGATCTTAGTTTTGAAAAGTACGATGCGCTCAAAAACCATGACAAGTTTATTTCTTATTTAGAGAATAAGAGTACTTTAAAATATTATCAAAAAGCAAATATTGGAAGTAGACCAGGGAAACGCGGTCACAAGAAAAAGTTAGAGCTTTCAGATTTAAGGGCAATCTCTTTTGTTGGGTCGTGGAGCCAGTTAAAACAAAACGTTCCAGGATACTTTGGTATTGGAACGGCCATAAAAACGATAAAGGACCAGGGCAAATTAGAAGATCTAAAGCAATTGTTTCAGGATGTGCCCTTGTTTAGGGCCCTAATGATGAATAGCATGATGTCATTGGCAAAATGCTATTTTGAATTGACCAGTTATATGAAAGATGATAAGGAGTACGGGGAGTTTTGGACGATCCTCTACGAGGAATACTTGCTTTCCAAGGAAATGCTATTGCTTATTTCTGACTCCAAAATTCTAATGGAAAAGGAACCCATCTCTAGAGAATCGGTAAAAATTAGGGAAAATATTGTGCTGCCATTGTTGGTCATACAACAATATGCCCTTCAGAAAATGAGCAAGGATTCAGAATTTAATGATCTGTATGAAAAGATAGTGATCAGGTCCTTATACGGTAATATTAACGCAAGTCGAAATTCGGCATAA
- a CDS encoding iron-containing alcohol dehydrogenase, with protein MQLANTNWNYPTTIWFGNGRINEIAQACQKLGIKNPLFVTDDGLVKLDIVEKTINILKKEGFSFTVYSDVQGNPTEKNVVNGVAHYIKNNHDGVIAFGGGSAIDAAKTIAFMSGQTRSLWDFEDVGDNWSYADLSGIAPIIAVPTTAGTGSEVGRASVILDEKLHTKKIIFHPKMLPGIVISDPELTLDLPSHITAWTGVDAMVHAIEAYCAPGYHPMAEGIAIEAIRIIANYLPIAVKDGNNLEARGQMLVAASMGATAFQKGLGSVHSVAHQLGAIYNKQHGLLNAIILPYALKQNKAVIEDKMVHLSKVLGLEKWGTDAIINYIISLRKELNIPHTLKEIDINADNAIEIGEMAYKDPSTPSNAKPVNAKDLEQLFRAAVSGNLNGL; from the coding sequence ATGCAGTTAGCAAATACAAATTGGAATTATCCTACCACAATCTGGTTTGGAAATGGTAGGATAAATGAAATAGCACAGGCATGCCAAAAACTGGGAATCAAAAATCCTTTATTTGTGACCGATGATGGTCTGGTGAAATTGGATATAGTAGAAAAAACTATAAACATATTAAAAAAGGAAGGGTTTAGTTTTACGGTATACAGTGATGTACAAGGAAATCCTACCGAAAAAAATGTGGTAAATGGAGTGGCCCACTACATAAAGAATAATCATGATGGGGTCATTGCTTTTGGGGGTGGTTCTGCTATTGATGCCGCCAAGACAATCGCTTTTATGTCTGGACAGACAAGGTCTCTTTGGGATTTTGAAGATGTGGGCGACAATTGGAGTTATGCCGACCTCTCCGGAATTGCTCCCATTATAGCGGTCCCAACTACTGCCGGGACAGGTTCTGAGGTGGGTAGGGCATCGGTGATTTTGGATGAAAAATTACACACTAAAAAGATCATTTTTCATCCTAAAATGTTGCCGGGAATAGTGATATCCGATCCCGAATTGACCTTGGACCTGCCTTCACACATCACCGCCTGGACAGGGGTAGATGCTATGGTACATGCTATTGAGGCCTATTGTGCTCCGGGATATCATCCAATGGCGGAAGGTATTGCTATTGAAGCCATCCGTATAATTGCCAACTATTTGCCGATTGCAGTGAAGGACGGAAACAACCTAGAGGCTCGTGGACAAATGCTGGTAGCTGCCTCTATGGGAGCAACGGCCTTTCAAAAAGGACTGGGTTCCGTGCATTCCGTGGCCCATCAATTGGGAGCCATTTACAATAAACAACACGGCTTGCTCAATGCCATCATATTGCCATATGCCTTAAAACAGAATAAGGCGGTTATAGAGGATAAAATGGTGCATTTAAGCAAAGTGCTGGGATTGGAAAAGTGGGGTACAGATGCAATTATCAACTATATAATCAGTCTGAGAAAAGAACTGAATATTCCACATACACTTAAAGAAATCGACATTAATGCTGATAATGCTATTGAAATTGGGGAGATGGCCTATAAAGACCCGTCCACTCCTTCCAATGCTAAGCCAGTAAATGCAAAGGATCTGGAACAGCTTTTTAGGGCTGCGGTATCAGGAAATCTAAATGGATTGTAA
- a CDS encoding RagB/SusD family nutrient uptake outer membrane protein: MKFDITKHIGKFCLCSLMLLTTAGCSDFLDESDPSNLTPDSFYTTAKHAESAIAAVYADARFVGDGAGIFSSNWQLLEAVTGTSTTQTAQNSDLNNLYSLSYDANTLHIRNWWRGAYKVIANANLVLENVPGIEMEAAQKNKVLGEARFFRAWAYFYVVRLWGDVPLITLPQSANSEDFNPTRSPQKAVYDQIVADLVEAEGAGLPWTDESGRVSQAAVKSLLAKVYLTMAGNPLNETARYADAASKAKEVIDNAGPIDLFNTYGKIHDESLGNKVEHVFSLQYNDEVSGNPMGNMFPNFQPVTYRGPSGTGSTVPEIEFYNSYEAGDLRAVDREGWFYTSYYTNGDGVLFDLGAPFIFKHFNVTANGTLGVPGTAKDNLNMPIIRFAEVLLLYAEASNEATGPNQAAVDALTRIRDRAQLTTPALGAFTQASLREAIWKERWHELSYEQITWFDMIRIRKVLNSTTGGFDDFVGHINLSSDQALQEKHLLFPLPEQEMINNPNLTPQNPGYN; this comes from the coding sequence ATGAAATTTGATATAACAAAACACATTGGAAAGTTTTGCCTCTGTTCGCTAATGTTGTTAACAACAGCGGGTTGTTCCGATTTTCTGGATGAATCCGACCCGTCCAACCTTACGCCCGACAGCTTTTATACTACAGCCAAACATGCTGAATCGGCTATAGCTGCGGTATATGCAGATGCTAGGTTCGTAGGAGATGGCGCAGGTATTTTCTCGTCCAACTGGCAATTGTTAGAAGCAGTTACTGGAACTTCTACCACTCAAACGGCACAGAATTCAGATTTAAACAACTTGTATTCCTTATCCTATGATGCAAATACGCTACATATCAGAAATTGGTGGCGTGGGGCATACAAGGTGATAGCCAATGCCAATCTGGTACTTGAAAACGTACCTGGTATTGAAATGGAAGCGGCACAAAAGAACAAAGTATTGGGAGAAGCACGGTTTTTTAGGGCTTGGGCTTATTTTTACGTCGTTAGACTTTGGGGTGATGTTCCTTTGATTACCCTGCCTCAAAGTGCTAATTCCGAAGATTTTAATCCTACTCGTAGCCCCCAGAAAGCAGTTTATGATCAAATTGTAGCCGATTTGGTGGAGGCCGAAGGTGCTGGGTTACCATGGACTGATGAGAGTGGTAGGGTGTCCCAAGCTGCTGTTAAGTCCTTATTGGCCAAAGTATATCTTACCATGGCCGGAAATCCACTTAATGAAACCGCACGCTATGCGGATGCAGCTAGTAAAGCTAAAGAGGTGATAGACAATGCGGGCCCTATAGATCTTTTTAATACCTATGGTAAAATTCATGATGAAAGCTTGGGGAATAAGGTAGAGCATGTCTTTAGTCTTCAATATAATGATGAAGTGTCTGGAAACCCTATGGGAAACATGTTTCCTAATTTCCAACCGGTAACTTATCGCGGACCATCTGGAACAGGAAGTACAGTGCCCGAAATTGAATTTTATAACTCCTACGAGGCCGGCGACCTTAGGGCAGTAGACCGTGAAGGATGGTTTTATACCAGTTACTATACCAATGGGGATGGTGTGTTGTTCGACTTAGGAGCCCCTTTTATCTTTAAACATTTTAATGTGACGGCAAACGGTACTTTAGGTGTACCTGGAACGGCTAAAGACAACCTAAATATGCCCATCATTCGCTTTGCCGAAGTATTATTGCTATACGCTGAGGCCTCCAACGAAGCCACAGGACCCAATCAGGCCGCTGTAGATGCACTGACTCGGATAAGAGATCGCGCACAGTTGACTACCCCTGCCTTGGGGGCATTTACCCAAGCATCATTGCGGGAAGCTATTTGGAAAGAAAGATGGCATGAACTCAGCTATGAACAGATAACATGGTTCGATATGATTCGTATCAGAAAAGTACTGAACAGTACCACAGGCGGGTTCGATGATTTTGTTGGGCATATAAACCTAAGCTCCGATCAGGCGCTGCAAGAGAAGCATTTATTATTTCCACTACCAGAACAGGAAATGATTAACAATCCAAATTTAACACCACAAAATCCAGGGTATAATTAA
- a CDS encoding AraC family transcriptional regulator, protein MHTLSKITLLLTIFLCSAFIRAPQSQMDSINASEMIYKNKYLFQIPPAFTLKSELRLKMKDTTNALLNYGRSIEAAKEIKAFDLNKHNSPLLSDLYSSKHQQPKADEYSALNKTMSDSRFTKETEQKILLLETKKNIKEIIQEKKILELKNEAQNDKLNSIIIVLVLLFIISNLAVYSYLKVRHKNNLLIMRTIELAKVQLIMQKHISSYPKTENNRNTNGTDPNLHKTQTLIDEDVKDIIMTKLEKLEKETFFIDPNCSLHLLSEQLKTNPKYLSQVINQEKKLNFNNYINELRINHLLPKLLKDEEYRNSKLSYIAVSLGYNNLNTFNAAFKKRMGILPSKFINELNNSLQLKENHR, encoded by the coding sequence ATGCATACCTTATCAAAAATAACCTTGCTACTTACCATTTTTCTTTGCAGTGCCTTTATACGGGCACCGCAATCTCAAATGGATTCTATTAATGCCTCGGAAATGATCTATAAAAACAAATATCTATTCCAGATACCGCCTGCATTCACCTTAAAGTCCGAGTTGCGTTTAAAAATGAAGGATACTACAAATGCACTACTTAATTATGGAAGGAGCATCGAAGCTGCTAAAGAAATTAAAGCTTTCGATCTTAATAAACACAATAGCCCCCTCCTGAGCGACCTATATTCTAGCAAACACCAACAGCCCAAAGCTGATGAATATAGTGCCTTAAACAAGACCATGAGCGACTCCCGTTTCACTAAAGAGACGGAACAAAAAATTCTGCTTTTAGAAACCAAAAAAAACATTAAGGAAATTATCCAGGAAAAAAAAATCCTAGAATTGAAAAACGAGGCTCAAAACGACAAATTGAATTCCATTATCATAGTGCTCGTCCTTTTGTTTATCATAAGCAACCTCGCCGTTTATTCTTATCTTAAGGTACGGCACAAAAACAATTTATTGATTATGCGCACCATTGAACTTGCCAAAGTTCAATTAATAATGCAAAAACATATTTCTAGTTATCCAAAAACCGAAAACAATAGGAATACCAATGGCACCGACCCCAATTTACATAAAACTCAAACCCTAATAGACGAGGATGTTAAGGATATAATTATGACTAAACTGGAGAAATTGGAAAAAGAAACATTTTTCATAGATCCCAATTGCAGTTTACACTTGTTATCGGAACAATTAAAAACCAATCCCAAATACCTCTCACAGGTGATCAATCAGGAAAAAAAATTGAATTTCAACAACTATATCAATGAGTTGCGAATAAACCACCTTTTGCCCAAATTACTCAAGGACGAAGAATACAGGAACAGTAAATTAAGTTATATCGCCGTATCCTTAGGTTATAATAATCTGAATACTTTTAATGCGGCATTTAAAAAGAGAATGGGTATTCTTCCTTCCAAATTCATAAACGAACTGAACAATTCCCTTCAATTAAAGGAGAATCATAGGTGA